AGGTGAATGGAACACGCGGACTCGGGCCGGCATTCCCGTCACCGAGGGAGCAGCGCGCTGCGCAGCGTGTCGAGTCCGACGCCGCCGAGATCGAGGGCGCGCTTGTGGAAGCCCTTGAAGCTGAACGCGTCGCCCTCCGCCTGCTGCACGGCGTCGCGGACCTGCTCCCAGATGCGTTGACCGACCTTGTACGACGGAGCCTGACCCGGCCAGCCGAGGTACCGGTTGACCTCGAACTGCACGAACTGGTCCGACATGTTCACGTTGCGGCGGAGGAAGTCGAGCGCGTACTCGGCATCCCAGACGCCCTCGCCCTCGAGTCGGGGCTTGCCGAGGTGCACGCCGATGTCGAGGACCACGCGCGCCGCCCGCATCCGCTGCCCATCCAGCATGCCGAGACGATCCGCCGGGTCATCGAGGTAACCGAGCTGCTCCATCAGTCGCTCCGCATACAGCGCCCAGCCCTCCGCGTGGCCGGACGTTCCGGCGAGCAGTCGTCGCCACGAGTTCAGCTCGGCGCGGTTGTAGACGGCCTGGGCGATCTGCAGGTGATGCCCCGGCACACCCTCGTGGTACACGGTGGTGAGCTCGCGCCACGTGTCGAACTCGGTGACGCCCTCGGGGACCGACCACCACATGCGACCGGGGCGCGAGAAGTCGTCGGTGGGACCGGTGTAGTAGATCCCGCCCTCCTGCGTCGGCGCGATCATGCACTCCAGCGTGCGGATCGCCTCCGGGATGTCGAAGTGCGAGGCACCCAGCTCGGCGACCGCTCGATCGCTGGTCTCCTGCATCCACCGCTGGAGCGCCTCGGCGCCGACGAGCTTACGGGCGGGGTCCGACTCCAGATGCGCGACGGCCTCCTCGACGGAGGCTCCGGGAAGGATCTCGTTCGCGATCGCCGTCTGCTCGGCCACCATGCGGGCGAGCTCTTCCCGGCCCCACTCGTAGGTCTCGTCGAGGTCGATGGTCGCGCCGAGGAAACGCCGGGAGTTGAGGGCGTAGAGCTCGCGCCCCACGGCGTCCGTCTCACCGGCTTCGGGGGCCAGCTCCTCGCCCAGGAAGCGCCGCAGCTCGCCGTAGGCGACCCGGGCAGCCGCGGAGTTGTCCGCCAGCGTGCGGGCGAGCGAGGCGGGAAGCTGACCTTCCTCGGGATCGGCGTGCGCGACGAACGCCGCGAAGAAGCCGTCGTCGGCGATGTAGCGGTCGATCTGCGTCGCGACCTCCGCGACCTGGCGACGGGCGGGAGTGACGCCCTCGGCGATGCCCAGACGGAGCGTCTCGATGTACCCGCGCAGCGCCCCCGGCACGGCAGAGAGTCGGGTGGAGACGACCTCCCAGTCCTCGACCGTCGCGGTGGGCATCAGGTCGAAGGCGGAGCGGACGTCCTGCGCGGCGGATGCGATGACGTTCAGATCACGCAGGTGCCACTTCGCGTCGTGCAACTCGAGGTCGAGGCGCAGCTCGGCGCTGAGATCGGTCTTGGTGACCTCGTCGATCGCGTCGACCGGCTCCAGCGCGGCCAGCTTGTCCAGTGTGGCCCGCGTCGCCGCGGCGATCTCCTCGTGACCTTCCGGACTCAGGTCGCCGAATCGGTCGTTGACCTCGGAGCGGCCGATGTACGTGCCGAGAGTCGGCGCCAGCACGGCGATCGTGTCGACCCATTCATCGGCGACCCTGTCGATGGCGGAGGGGGTGCGGGGTGCGGAAGTCATACCTTCCAGCCTAATCCCCGCCCCCTCCGGCCACCGGGATCAGTGCGCGGCTTCGTTCCAGTCCCGACCGCGGCCGACCTGCACGTCGAGCGGCACGGAGAGCTGCGCGGCGTCACCCATCCGCGTGCGGACGATCTGCTCCACCGCGTCCCACTCCCCCGCAGCGACCTCGACGACGAGTTCATCGTGGATCTGCAGCAGCACCCGCGACTCCAGCTTCGCGGCGTGGAGGTCGTCGTGGATGTGGAACAGCGCGATCTTCATGATGTCGGCCGCGCTCCCCTGGATCGGGGCGTTGAGCGCGGCCCGCTCGGCGTTCTCGCGCAGCACGCGGTTGGGGCTCGCGAGATCGGGGAACGGCCGCCGACGTCCGAAGATCGTCTCGGTGTAGCCGACCTCCTTGGCCTTCATCACCGAGGCCCGCAGGTAGTCGCGGACCGCACCGAACCGTGCGAAGTACTCCACCATGAGCTGCTTGGCCTCCGACTGCTCGATGCGCAGCTGCTTGGACAGCCCGAACGCGGAGAGTCCGTAGACGAGGCCGTACGACATCGCCTTCACCTTGGTGCGCATCGCCGGCGTGACCTCGGACGGATCGACGCCGAACACGCGGGCGCCGACGAAACGGTGCAGGTCTTCACCGCTGTTGAAGGCCTCGATCAACCCCTCATCACCCGAGAGGTGCGCCATGATCCGCATCTCGATCTGCGAGTAGTCGGCGGTGAGCAGGGTCTCGTACCCCTCGCCGACCTCGAAGGCGCTGCGGATGCGCCGTGACTCCTCGGTGCGGACCGGGATGTTCTGGAGGTTCGGGTCGGTGCTGGACAGGCGCCCGGTCTGACTGCCGGTCTGCACATAGGTCGTGTGCACCCGATTGTCCTCGCGGATCGCGGTGTCGAGGGACTCGATGATCTGCCGCAGCTTCGTCGCCTCTCGGTGCTGCAGCAGCAGGCTCAGGAAGGGGTGCGGGTGCGACTCCTGGAGGTCGGCGAGCACGGCCGCATCGGTCGAGTACCCGGTCTTCGTCTTGCGCGTCTTCGGAAGCTGCAGGTCTTCGAACAGCACCTCCTGGAGCTGCTTCGGCGACCCGAGGTTGAACTCGCGGCCGACAACCGAGAACGCCTCCTGGGCCAGCGCATCCGCGCGTGTCGCGAGCTCGGCCGAGAACGTCGACAGAACCTCGTGCGAGACGGCGACGCCGGCGAGCTCCATGTCGGCGAGGGTGCGGAGCGTCGGCAGCTCGATGTCGCGGAGCACGGCGTCGACCGGCTCGGGCAGATCGTTTCGCAGGGCCTCGGCCACGCGGAGGATGAACCACGCCTCCTGCGACGGGGTGGCACCCTCGGTCTCCGGCACGAGCTGCGACGGATCGGCCTCGGGGAGCTTCTCCCCCAGGTAGCGCTGGACGAGGTCGGACAGCGTCTTGTCCGGGAAGCTCGGACGCAGCAGCCAGCCGGCGAGGCTCGTGTCGTAGGCGAGCCCGCAGAGACGGATCCCGTGACGGAGCAGCGCCTTCACCTGCGGCTTGGCGTCGTGCAGCACCTTCGGCGCGTCGGACTCCAGCCACGTGCGCAGCGCCGCGGCCGCCTCCTCCGACCAGTCGAGCTCGCGCAGCTCGCTCCCGGTGGCGACGCCGACGCGCACGGGGGCGCCGGACTGCACCACGACCCGGAGAGCGATATCTCCGCTCTGAGCCGCGGCCCAGGTGGCCAGATCGGAGGCGGACACCTGTGCCGGCGCCGGCATCTCGACGACGGAGGCCGGGTCGTCGGCCACCTCGCCCGCACCGACGGCCTCGAAGACTCGCGGCAGCAGCGTGCGGAACTCGAGTCGGGCGAAGATGTCGCGGACGGCCTCGGCATCGATCGGGGCGACCGCGAGATCGGCCGGTGCCACCGGCAGCTCCACGTCGGTGAGCAGGCGGTTGAGCTTGCGGTTGCGGCGGACGTCTTCGATGTGATCGCGGAGGTTGCCGCCGACCACGCCCTTGATCTCGCCGGCACGCTCGAGCAGCTCGTCGAGGGAGCCGAACTGCGTGAGCCACTTGACGGCCGTCTTCTCCCCCACCTTCGGCACACCGGGGAGGTTGTCGCTGGTCTCACCGACGAGGGCGGCGATGTCGGGGTACTGCTCGGGACGGACGCCGTAGCGCTCCTGCACCGTCGTCGGGTCGTAGCGCTTGAGCTGCGAGACACCCTGCACGGACGGATACAGCAGCGTGACGTCGTCGGTGACGAGCTGGATGGTGTCGCGGTCTCCGGAGACCACGAGCACGTCGTAGCCCTGGGCGGCGCCCTGGGTGGAGAGGGTGGCGAGGATGTCGTCGGCCTCGATGCCCTCCTGCGTCAGCACCGGGATCGACATCGCGGCGAGGCAGTCCTGCAGCAGCGGGATCTGGCCCTTGAACTCCTGCGGCGTCTCGGATCGGGTGGCCTTGTACTCCGGGTACTCGTCGGTGCGGAACGAGTGGCGGGAGGTGTCGAACGCGATCGCGAGGTGGGTGGGCTGCTCGGCCTTGATGAGGTTGACCAGCATGGACAGGAACCCGTAGATGGCGTTCGTGTGCTGGTTGTCCTTGGTGGTGAAGTTGTCCACCGGGAGGGCGAAGAAGGCCCGGTAGGCGAGCGAGTGGCCGTCGACGACCATGAGGGTAGGCTTTGCGGAGTCCGTCACCCTGTCAGCCTAACGAGGAGCACGGACACCCGCAGAGGAGGATGCATGAGCGAGGTCGCCACCAGCGAAGGACTCGAGTGGGCGGCCGCCCGCGGCATGGGAGCCCTGGCCGAGAAGATGGGCATGGAGTTCGTCGAGTTCGGCGTCGACCGGTGCGTGGCGACGATGCCGGTGGAGGGCAACACCCAGCCGGTCGGTCTCATGCACGGCGGCGCCTACGTCGTGCTAGGCGAATCGCTCGGCTCGATGGCGGCCAATCTGCATGCGGGAGCGGGCCGCCTGGCGGTCGGGGTCGACATCAACGCCACGCACACCCGGTCGGCCACCTCGGGCGTGGTCACCGGGGTCTGCACGCCCGTGCACCTGGGCCGGAGCATCACGGTGCACGAGATCGTCGTGACCGACGATCAGGGCCGGCGCTGCTCCACGATCCGCATCACCAACATGATCAAGGACGCTCCCGCCGGGCGCTGAGCGGCTCCTCCAGCAGCAGCTGGAAGAGGATGTGGTCCTGCCACTCCCCCGCGATCCGCAGGTACTTCGGGGCGATGCCGATGCGCTCGAAGCCGTTGGCGGCGAGCACCCGCTGGGAGGCCACGTTGTGCAGCAGCGTCGAGGCCTGGAGCCGGTGCAGCCGCAGCTCGTCCCGCGCGTGCTCCGCGATGAGGGCCACCGCGCGACCTGCGAGGCCGCGGCGCAGCCGGGTGGAATCGATCCAGTAGCCGAGATCAGCGCTCCAGAACGCGCCGCGCACGATGGTGTTCAGGTTCATCCGGCCGCGGATCTCGCCGTCGTCCGAGAGGATCACGAACCGGGAGCTCCGGCCGAGCGCGGCTTCGGCGACGCACTGCTGGGCGTTCTGCTCCTGCCACTCCTCGGTGAAGAACGCCTCGGAGCGCACCGGCTCCCAGGGGGCGAGATGCTCCCTGTTCGCCCGGTACGCACGCGCGAGTGCGGCTCCGTCCCCGGCACGGACCGGCCGCAGAACATGCTCTGCGTCCAGCCGGAGCACCGGAGTGCCTTACTTCTTGGGAGCGAGCTGCTCGATGATCGCCTTGGCGACGTCCTGCATCGTCAGCCGGCGATCCATCGACGCCTTCTGGATCCAGCGGAACGCCTCGGGCTCGCTCAGGCCCATCTTCTCGTTGAGGAGCCCCTTGGCCCGGTCGACGAGCTTGCGGGTCTCGAAGCGCTCGACCATGTCGGCGACCTCGGCCTCGAGAGTGATGATCTGCTCGTGGCGGGCCAGAGCGATCTCGATCGCGGGAAGGAGGTCGTTCGGGGTGAAGGGCTTCACGACGTAGGCCAGGGCTCCGGCCTCGCTCGCCCGCTCCACGAGCTCCTTCTGGCTGAACGCGGTCAGCAGCACGACGGGGGCGATGTTGCCCTTGTGCAGCTTCTCGGCGGCGCTGATGCCGTCGAGCTGGGGCATCTTCACGTCCATGATGACGAGGTCGGGACGCAGCTCGGTGGCGAGGGCCACCGCCGTCTCGCCGTCGCCGGCCTCGCCGACGACATCGAAGCCGTTGTCGCGGAGGATCTCGACGATGTCGAGACGGATCAGCGATTCGTCTTCGGCGACGACGACGCGTCGGGGTGCGGATGCCGTGGGCTGCTCAGCCTGTTCTTGCTCGGTCACCCCTCCATCCTAACGGAGAGGTCCTCACCACCGGCTGAAGACAGCGGGCACGCGAGGAAGCGTCCGCCGTCTGCGCTACAGTCGAAGTCGCGAGACACGGGCCGGCGTGGCGGAATGGCAGACGCGGAGCACTCAAAATGCTTTGTCCGAAAGGGCGTGTGGGTTCGAGTCCCACCGCCGGCACCAGCATCGCGAACCGCTCGTCCCGTCACTCGGCGAGGGCGGCGAGTTCGGCCATCACGCGGGGGTGGGCGAGGATCCGGAAGTGCCCTCCCGTCTCCAGCACCACGTTCTTGGCCCCGGCGAGCTCGCTCCCCTCGGGGATATGCGGATCGAACGCGGCGTAGATCGAGACGATGCGGGCGTTGACGTCGAGCTCCCGCCCCAGGGCGACGATAGAGGGGTCGTCCGGCGAGAACGCGCGCAGCACCCGACCGGGCAGCAACCGCGCATATCGTGAGCCCCCGAAGGGCGTCGCGATGGCGAGCATCCCGCGGATCCGTCCGCCCTCGGGGCCGGTCATCACCAGCTTCCCGGCGAGACCGCCCTTGCTGTGGGCGACGAGGAAGACGCCGGAGAGGTCGTGCGCTCGCAGGTAGTCGGCCACCTGGTCGGCCTCATCCTGCACCGGGAACTGGTTGCGGCGCAGCGCGTCCACGACGTGCACCGGATGGCCCCGCTCGTGCAGCGCGACGATGAGCGGCTCCAGGAAGCGCCAGGTCTCGTAGACGCCGGCGAGGACGACGATCGGGGCGCGGTCTCCGGTGGCGAAGTCGTCCGCCTGGTCGCGGCCGAAGAACGAGCGGACCTGCCAGAACCCGGCGTACGCGTAGTCCGCAGCCCACCAGCCCAGCATCCTCAGGACGTCGATGGGGCCCTCCCCCGCCGGCTGGCTGCGGCCGGCACCGCCGTCGGCCATGCTCCCGTCGTGTGGGCCAGGATCGCGGAAGCCACCGCCCGGGGCGCGGACTGCTGCGCGACATGGTGGTGACCGGGGATCTCCACCAGTCGCGAGACGGCCGCCGCGTCGCGCAGGCGCCGGCACCACGCGCGTCCTGCGATGGGATCCTCACTCCCCCGCACGACAAGCACCGGCATGGAGAGCGCGGCGATCTTCTCCTCCAGGGGATACGCGAGCATGTGCCGGACCTGACGGAGATACCACCGCACGCCGCAGCGCAGGTAGTCGGTGAAGACGACGGTGTTGATCGCGGGGGTCTCGCCGAACGTGTCGATGGCCAGTGCGCGCGCCTGTGCACCGAGCGTCCGGTGGGCGTCGTCCGCGACGGGGCCGATCGTGACGACCGTACGGACGTACTCGGGATGCCGGAGCGCCGTCTCCACCGCCCACTGCACGCCCATCGAGTGTCCGACGAGCACGACCCGGTCGTCGTCGAGGCTCGCCACTACCTGGGCGAGACCCGCGGCCATCTGCGGGATGGAGACGTCGAACCGCGGTTTGGGCAGGCCGCCGAAGCCCGGAAGGTCGACGGAGACCACCCGAGTCGTGTCGGCGAGCACGGCGTGCAGCCGCGACAGATACCGGTGCGACATCCCGATCCCGTGCACGAGGACCACGGTCGGGGCCGTGCTGCCGGCCGGCCGCGGACTCTCCAGGATGCGGAACGTCAGCCCGGAGGTGACGAGGAGGCGACGGAAGACCATGGCAGCACGCTAGCCGAGGCCGCGGTCACGGCCGAGAGGCTTGACGCCCCGGCCCGGAGATGACAGAGAGGGGCGAGGCCGAAGCCCCGCCCCTCTCGGAACGTCTGCGTCAGACGCCGGCCTTGTAGATCGGTGCCGCGCCACGGAGCGCGTCGCCGACCTTGTGCACGCGCAGGTCGTTCGTGGAACCGATGATCCCGGGAGGGGAACCGGAGATGACGACGACCTTGTCCCCCTCGACGGCCAGGCCGTTCTCGAGGAGGTACTCGTCCACCTGGTGGTACATGAGGTCGGTGTGCTGCACCATGTCGACGAGCGTGGAGCGCAGACCCCAGGTCAGCGCCATGCGACGACGGATGCCGGGCTCCGGCGTGAAGGCCAGCATCGGGATGCGGGAGCGCAGGCGGGACAGGCGGCGCGCCGAGTCGCCCGACTGCGTGAAGACGCAGAGGAACTTGGCGTCCACGAACTCCGCGACCTCGAGGGCGGCGAGGGTGATGGCACCGCCCTGCGTGCGGGGCTTCGTGGTGAGCGGCAGGATGCGCTCCAGACCGTGCTCCTCCGTCGACTCGATGATCCGGGCCATCGTCTCGACGACGACGACCGGGTAGTCGCCCACGCTGGTCTCGCCGGAGAGCATGACCGCGTCGGCGCCGTCGAGGACGGCGTTGGCGACGTCGGAGGTCTCGGCGCGGGTCGGCACCGGGCTGTTGATCATCGACTCGAGCATCTGCGTCGCCACGATGACGGGCTTGGCGTTGCGGCGGGCCAGCTCGACGGCGCGCTTCTGCACGATCGGGACGGCCTCGAGGGGCAGCTCCACGCCGAGGTCGCCGCGGGCGACCATGATGCCGTCGAACGCGTCGACGATCTCCTCGAGCGCATCCACGGCCTGCGGCTTCTCGATCTTGGCGATGACGGGGACGCGGACGCCCTCCTCGGCCATGATCTCGTGCACGCGGGTCACGTCGGAGGCGTTGCGGACGAACGAGAGCGCGATGAGGTCGGCACCCGTCCGGAGGCCCCAGCGGAGGTCGTCCTCGTCCTTCTCGCTCAGCGCGGGGACGTTCACGGCGACACCGGGCAGGTTGATGCCCTTGTTGTTCGAGACGGCGCCCGCGACGACGACGCGCGTGGTGACGGTGACGCCGTCGGTCTCGACGACCTCGACCCGGACCTTGCCGTCGTCGATCAACAGGAAGTCGCCGGGCTTGACGTCCTGGGGAAGGCCCTTGAACGTCGTGCCGCAGATCTCCTTGTTGCCGATGATGTCCTCGGTGGTGATCTTGAAGATGTCGCCCTTGGCGAGCTCGTACGGTCCGTCCTCGAAGCGGCCCAGACGGATCTTCGGGCCCTGGAGGTCGACGAGGATGGCGACGGCGCGACCGGAGTCCTCCGCCGCGCGACGCACGTTCGCGTAGTTGTTCTCGTGCACGGAGTAGTCACCGTGGCTGAGGTTCAGTCGGGCGACGTCCACACCCGCATCGATCAGTGCGCGCACCGTCTCATACGTGGAAGTGGCGGGGCCCAGGGTGGCGACGATTTTCGCGCGTCTCAACATGTCTCCAGGGTAGAAGTGGGGGATTACGTACAG
This genomic stretch from Microbacterium sp. Nx66 harbors:
- a CDS encoding DUF885 domain-containing protein encodes the protein MTSAPRTPSAIDRVADEWVDTIAVLAPTLGTYIGRSEVNDRFGDLSPEGHEEIAAATRATLDKLAALEPVDAIDEVTKTDLSAELRLDLELHDAKWHLRDLNVIASAAQDVRSAFDLMPTATVEDWEVVSTRLSAVPGALRGYIETLRLGIAEGVTPARRQVAEVATQIDRYIADDGFFAAFVAHADPEEGQLPASLARTLADNSAAARVAYGELRRFLGEELAPEAGETDAVGRELYALNSRRFLGATIDLDETYEWGREELARMVAEQTAIANEILPGASVEEAVAHLESDPARKLVGAEALQRWMQETSDRAVAELGASHFDIPEAIRTLECMIAPTQEGGIYYTGPTDDFSRPGRMWWSVPEGVTEFDTWRELTTVYHEGVPGHHLQIAQAVYNRAELNSWRRLLAGTSGHAEGWALYAERLMEQLGYLDDPADRLGMLDGQRMRAARVVLDIGVHLGKPRLEGEGVWDAEYALDFLRRNVNMSDQFVQFEVNRYLGWPGQAPSYKVGQRIWEQVRDAVQQAEGDAFSFKGFHKRALDLGGVGLDTLRSALLPR
- the polA gene encoding DNA polymerase I, whose protein sequence is MTDSAKPTLMVVDGHSLAYRAFFALPVDNFTTKDNQHTNAIYGFLSMLVNLIKAEQPTHLAIAFDTSRHSFRTDEYPEYKATRSETPQEFKGQIPLLQDCLAAMSIPVLTQEGIEADDILATLSTQGAAQGYDVLVVSGDRDTIQLVTDDVTLLYPSVQGVSQLKRYDPTTVQERYGVRPEQYPDIAALVGETSDNLPGVPKVGEKTAVKWLTQFGSLDELLERAGEIKGVVGGNLRDHIEDVRRNRKLNRLLTDVELPVAPADLAVAPIDAEAVRDIFARLEFRTLLPRVFEAVGAGEVADDPASVVEMPAPAQVSASDLATWAAAQSGDIALRVVVQSGAPVRVGVATGSELRELDWSEEAAAALRTWLESDAPKVLHDAKPQVKALLRHGIRLCGLAYDTSLAGWLLRPSFPDKTLSDLVQRYLGEKLPEADPSQLVPETEGATPSQEAWFILRVAEALRNDLPEPVDAVLRDIELPTLRTLADMELAGVAVSHEVLSTFSAELATRADALAQEAFSVVGREFNLGSPKQLQEVLFEDLQLPKTRKTKTGYSTDAAVLADLQESHPHPFLSLLLQHREATKLRQIIESLDTAIREDNRVHTTYVQTGSQTGRLSSTDPNLQNIPVRTEESRRIRSAFEVGEGYETLLTADYSQIEMRIMAHLSGDEGLIEAFNSGEDLHRFVGARVFGVDPSEVTPAMRTKVKAMSYGLVYGLSAFGLSKQLRIEQSEAKQLMVEYFARFGAVRDYLRASVMKAKEVGYTETIFGRRRPFPDLASPNRVLRENAERAALNAPIQGSAADIMKIALFHIHDDLHAAKLESRVLLQIHDELVVEVAAGEWDAVEQIVRTRMGDAAQLSVPLDVQVGRGRDWNEAAH
- a CDS encoding hotdog fold thioesterase, with amino-acid sequence MSEVATSEGLEWAAARGMGALAEKMGMEFVEFGVDRCVATMPVEGNTQPVGLMHGGAYVVLGESLGSMAANLHAGAGRLAVGVDINATHTRSATSGVVTGVCTPVHLGRSITVHEIVVTDDQGRRCSTIRITNMIKDAPAGR
- a CDS encoding GNAT family N-acetyltransferase — translated: MLRLDAEHVLRPVRAGDGAALARAYRANREHLAPWEPVRSEAFFTEEWQEQNAQQCVAEAALGRSSRFVILSDDGEIRGRMNLNTIVRGAFWSADLGYWIDSTRLRRGLAGRAVALIAEHARDELRLHRLQASTLLHNVASQRVLAANGFERIGIAPKYLRIAGEWQDHILFQLLLEEPLSARRERP
- a CDS encoding ANTAR domain-containing response regulator → MTEQEQAEQPTASAPRRVVVAEDESLIRLDIVEILRDNGFDVVGEAGDGETAVALATELRPDLVIMDVKMPQLDGISAAEKLHKGNIAPVVLLTAFSQKELVERASEAGALAYVVKPFTPNDLLPAIEIALARHEQIITLEAEVADMVERFETRKLVDRAKGLLNEKMGLSEPEAFRWIQKASMDRRLTMQDVAKAIIEQLAPKK
- a CDS encoding esterase/lipase family protein, yielding MADGGAGRSQPAGEGPIDVLRMLGWWAADYAYAGFWQVRSFFGRDQADDFATGDRAPIVVLAGVYETWRFLEPLIVALHERGHPVHVVDALRRNQFPVQDEADQVADYLRAHDLSGVFLVAHSKGGLAGKLVMTGPEGGRIRGMLAIATPFGGSRYARLLPGRVLRAFSPDDPSIVALGRELDVNARIVSIYAAFDPHIPEGSELAGAKNVVLETGGHFRILAHPRVMAELAALAE
- a CDS encoding alpha/beta fold hydrolase; the encoded protein is MVFRRLLVTSGLTFRILESPRPAGSTAPTVVLVHGIGMSHRYLSRLHAVLADTTRVVSVDLPGFGGLPKPRFDVSIPQMAAGLAQVVASLDDDRVVLVGHSMGVQWAVETALRHPEYVRTVVTIGPVADDAHRTLGAQARALAIDTFGETPAINTVVFTDYLRCGVRWYLRQVRHMLAYPLEEKIAALSMPVLVVRGSEDPIAGRAWCRRLRDAAAVSRLVEIPGHHHVAQQSAPRAVASAILAHTTGAWPTAVPAAASRRGRAPSTS
- the pyk gene encoding pyruvate kinase encodes the protein MRRAKIVATLGPATSTYETVRALIDAGVDVARLNLSHGDYSVHENNYANVRRAAEDSGRAVAILVDLQGPKIRLGRFEDGPYELAKGDIFKITTEDIIGNKEICGTTFKGLPQDVKPGDFLLIDDGKVRVEVVETDGVTVTTRVVVAGAVSNNKGINLPGVAVNVPALSEKDEDDLRWGLRTGADLIALSFVRNASDVTRVHEIMAEEGVRVPVIAKIEKPQAVDALEEIVDAFDGIMVARGDLGVELPLEAVPIVQKRAVELARRNAKPVIVATQMLESMINSPVPTRAETSDVANAVLDGADAVMLSGETSVGDYPVVVVETMARIIESTEEHGLERILPLTTKPRTQGGAITLAALEVAEFVDAKFLCVFTQSGDSARRLSRLRSRIPMLAFTPEPGIRRRMALTWGLRSTLVDMVQHTDLMYHQVDEYLLENGLAVEGDKVVVISGSPPGIIGSTNDLRVHKVGDALRGAAPIYKAGV